One genomic window of Lytechinus variegatus isolate NC3 chromosome 1, Lvar_3.0, whole genome shotgun sequence includes the following:
- the LOC121426875 gene encoding phosphatidylinositol 4-kinase beta-like produces the protein MITMEKIDEVANQRPGAGDCVLPNGMEHHLSSEKHGSPSKLSKVLDHRQTKCHTLQVAVNGDMNHDGLQVQSSPDHLISKRKENGDPSTSSSSDEGKNSPICQNYPDHHLLRGNRNNGESPPSSTDVRCITNGEFVSDSVKMPERRKSRELSLSLGLPPRDCVIREEDENRTENDPRHKVVLKDKLPPPKESLLLRLFESKHLDASIAITHLYKSKEPGVQSYIGNKLFSLDEDDFDFYLPQVLNIFTHIPDLADVIRPYLTHRCKSSIDFSLHLVWMLEAYMPDLNFPSRKQSRGAKLRKQILSEELRPKVKRESLSSTASQLPPMDLHSPTSMVSPKRTHSRSRSDATATITPDIVGALRQGDRRLGDLTSGRAFDSQCTCFDSSENKLNELTGRPQAVMDCQCQAPRLAPMLEFLKVLMGIGKKLQGLPTRELRTTQLFSELQKLNLNLPARIWVPSTASKNHHVVRIPHTAGVVLNSKDKAPYLIYVEVLDCENKHTSPLPAKILENTLRFTKSEENLSRYFNGESAPATHTPPTMYPVYHMNDSDHDCWSQEDDDILQQYSSYSKKSSSSDTISQFSHESVTSTDSKEPVYIAAGDIRRRLAESMTTPSTTFKHDPEDPSASALKEPWDEKEKRIRQSSPYGHLPNWRLLTVIVKCGDDLRQELLSFQFITQLQNIWRQEHVPLWVRPCNILVTSNNSGLIEPIINAISLHQVKKNSKSTLLTYFHREFGGPSTENFLTAQKNFVQSLAAYCLVCYLVQVKDRHNGNILLDPEGHIIHIDFGFILSSSPKNLGFEASHFKLTHEFVEVMGGVGSDMFEYYKILMLQGLIAARKHMDKLVQLVEVMTGSELACFKQGASTVKAMKERFHMNLTEEQLQLWVQNMVESSMHSLTTRLYDGFQYLTNGIFI, from the exons ATGATAACCATGGAGAAAATTGATGAAGTGGCCAATCAAAGGCCAGGAGCTGGAGACTGTGTCTTGCCGAATGGCATGGAGCATCACCTGTCATCTGAGAAGCATGGATCACCATCCAAGCTCTCCAAAGTCTTGGATCATAGACAAACAAAATGCCATACTCTTCAAGTTGCAGTTAATGGAGACATGAACCATGATGGTTTACAAGTGCAATCTTCCCCAGACCATCTTATTTctaagaggaaagaaaatggtGACCCCTCCACAAGTAGCTCATCGGACGAAGGAAAAAATTCCCCCATCTGTCAAAACTACCCTGATCACCACTTGCTCAGAGGCAATAGAAACAATGGGGAATCCCCTCCCAGCAGTACTGATGTCAGATGTATTACCAATGGGGAATTTGTATCAGACTCTGTTAAAATGCCAGAAAGGCGGAAAAGTCGTGAACTGAGCTTGAGCCTTGGCTTGCCTCCAAGGGATTGTGTCATAAGGGAAGAGGATGAAAACAGAACTGAAAATGATCCTAGACATAAAGTGGTCTTAAAAGATAAACTCCCACCTCCCAAAGAATCTCTGCTATTACGACTCTTTGAGTCAAAGCATCTTGATGCTTCAATTGCCATAACACACTTGTACAAGTCTAAGGAGCCAGGAGTCCAATCATACATTG gcAATAAGCTGTTCAGTCTAGATGAGGATGATTTTGATTTCTACCTGCCTCAGGTTCTCAATATTTTCACCCACATACCAGATTTAGCAGATGTCATTCGCCCATATCTTACACATAG GTGCAAATCAAGCATAGACTTCTCCTTGCATTTAGTATGGATGTTGGAAGCCTACATGCCAGACTTGAACTTTCCATCCCGCAAGCAGTCTCGAGGAGCTAAGCTTCGAAAGCAGATTCTCTCTGAGGAGCTTCGGCCAAAGGTGAAGCGTGAATCACTTTCATCAACGGCATCTCAGTTGCCTCCTATGGATCTTCACAGTCCAACATCGATGGTTTCCCCGAAGAGAACACATTCAAGATCCAGATCAGATGCCACTGCAA CAATCACACCAGATATAGTAGGAGCATTGCGGCAAGGAGACAGACGTCTTGGAGACCTTACCTCTGGTCGTGCCTTTGACAGCCAGTGTACCTGCTTTGACAGCtctgaaaataaactaaatGAATTGACAGGGCGCCCTCAGGCAGTAATGGATTGCCAGTGTCAG GCCCCAAGACTTGCACCAATGTTAGAATTTCTCAAGGTTTTGATGGGTATTGGTAAGAAACTACAGGGTCTACCTACAAGAGAGCTTAGAA CGACTCAATTATTTTCTGAGCTTCAGAAGTTAAACTTGAATCTCCCAGCTAGGATCTGGGTTCCCTCAACTGCCTCAAAGAATCACCATGTCGTCCGCATTCCACACACTGCTGGGGTAGTCCTCAACTCGAAAGACAAA GCTCCTTATCTCATCTACGTTGAGGTGTTAGACTGTGAGAACAAGCACACATCACCCCTTCCAGCAAAGATTCTAGAAAACACCTTGCGATTTACCAAGTCAGAAGAGAACCTCAGCAGGTATTTTAATGGTGAATCTGCTCCAGCTACTCATACACCACCGACAATGTATCCAGTCTATCACATGAATGATTCTGATCATGATTGCTGGTCACAGGAGGATGATGATATACTCCAG CAATACTCAAGCTACTCAAAAAAGTCTAGCTCTAGTGATACAATATCTCAATTCTCACATGAGAGTGTGACTAGTACAGACAGCAAGGAACCAGTTTATATCGCTGCTGGTGATATTAGGAGAAGGCTTGCAGAATCCATGACAACGCCTTCAACGACATTCAAG CATGACCCAGAAGACCCTTCAGCCTCAGCATTGAAAGAGCCATGGGATGAGAAAGAGAAACGCATCAGACAGTCATCACCGTATGGACACTTGCCTAACTGGCGCCTTCTTACCGTCATTGTAAAGTGTGGCGATGACCTACGGCAGGAACTTCTCTCATTCCAGTTCATCACACAATTACAG AACATATGGAGACAGGAGCATGTTCCACTGTGGGTACGTCCCTGCAACATCCTGGTGACATCTAACAACAGTGGTTTGATTGAGCCTATCATCAATGCCATCTCCCTTCATCAGGTGAAGAAGAACAGTAAGAGTACACTCCTGACGTACTTCCATCGAGAGTTTGGTGGACCAAGCACAGAGAACTTCCTCACTGCACAGAAGAACTTTGTGCAGAGCCTTGCAGCGTACTGCTTGGTCTGCTACTTGGTTCAAGTCAAGGATAG GCACAACGGCAACATCCTCCTAGATCCTGAAGGTCATATAATCCACATTGATTTTGGTTTTATTCTCTCATCTTCACCCAAGAACCTTGGCTTTGAGGCATCCCACTTCAAACTCACACATGAATTTGTAGAG GTAATGGGTGGTGTTGGGAGTGACATGTTTGAATACTACAAGATTCTGATGTTACAGGGATTAATAGCTGCAAGGAAACACATGGACAAACTAGTTCAACTGGTTGAGGTGATGACAG GATCTGAGCTGGCCTGTTTCAAGCAGGGTGCAAGTACAGTGAAAGCCATGAAGGAAAGATTTCATATGAACCTGACAGAGGAGCAGCTTCAGCTTTGGGTGCAGAACATGGTAGAGTCCAGTATGCATTCTCTCACCACCAGATTGTATGATGGGTTCCAATACCTCACCAATGGTATATTCATCTAG